A window of the Hordeum vulgare subsp. vulgare chromosome 5H, MorexV3_pseudomolecules_assembly, whole genome shotgun sequence genome harbors these coding sequences:
- the LOC123400155 gene encoding defensin-like protein 1, which produces MEFKTKATVCAALLVLLLLSSYDGGDGGVGVAEARICTGKSQHHHFPCFSDKSCARNCVSEHGAHWTAGYCHLRRCTCQREC; this is translated from the exons ATGGAGTTCAAGACGAAGGCGACCGTGTGCGCGGCGCTGCTGGTGCTGCTCCTGCTTTCGTCCT acgacggcggcgacggcggcgtcggCGTGGCGGAGGCGCGGATTTGCACGGGGAAGAGCCAGCACCACCATTTCCCGTGCTTCTCGGACAAGAGCTGCGCCAGGAATTGCGTCAGCGAGCACGGCGCGCACTGGACGGCCGGCTACTGCCACCTCAGGCGCTGCACCTGCCAGAGGGAATGCTAG